One Pseudonocardia sediminis DNA window includes the following coding sequences:
- a CDS encoding NADH-quinone oxidoreductase subunit J yields the protein MAVDPVQLAVFAVLGLLAIVSGVLVFVVDSMARATFALLVSFLAVATLVLMTGLAYLGVVIVLMMIIEMVIMAVFMIMFMMNPAGLMPMSMFHNTRGATVISGLVFAGLAAGIVGVDWPQRRAAPPADATVALGEALMGGHMLTMMVLGVTLFATIVATVVLATDRGRYDRLGDDLDAERADDPAGGGVGR from the coding sequence ATGGCCGTCGACCCCGTCCAGCTCGCCGTGTTCGCGGTGCTCGGGCTGCTCGCGATCGTGTCCGGCGTCCTGGTGTTCGTCGTGGACTCGATGGCGCGTGCGACGTTCGCCCTGCTGGTCTCGTTTCTCGCCGTCGCCACCCTGGTGCTGATGACCGGCCTGGCCTATCTCGGCGTCGTCATCGTTCTCATGATGATCATCGAGATGGTGATCATGGCCGTTTTCATGATCATGTTCATGATGAACCCGGCCGGCTTGATGCCGATGTCGATGTTCCACAACACCCGAGGGGCCACTGTGATCTCCGGACTGGTGTTTGCCGGTCTGGCCGCGGGGATCGTCGGGGTCGACTGGCCGCAGCGGCGCGCCGCGCCGCCCGCGGATGCGACCGTCGCCCTCGGTGAGGCCCTGATGGGCGGCCACATGCTCACGATGATGGTGCTCGGGGTGACCCTGTTCGCGACGATCGTCGCGACCGTGGTGCTGGCCACCGACCGCGGCCGCTACGACCGTCTCGGCGACGACCTCGACGCCGAGCGCGCCGACGACCCGGCGGGAGGGGGTGTCGGGCGGTGA
- a CDS encoding proton-conducting transporter membrane subunit, with amino-acid sequence MLIAVLIGVPAVAGALLLVLRPARGAAAVGIGTAVAVLALAVAAALTRPSLDLPLLAGIRAGLAVDDLSAVLVLTVASVLPASLVVAAAEGELRTGRFQGLMLLFAAAMLGTVTATTVPPLLIAWEIMGATSWALIGYRSADRAAARAGAVAFLTTRTADLGIYVAAGAMLAGGIGGIGGIGGIGGLELADLTGTEGGWLHVAVGGLVLAALGKSAQLPFSFWLSGAMRGPSPVSALLHSATMVAAGAYLLLRVSPALAATGWAGPVVTWIGLGTAVLLGLVAAAQTDLKQLLAASTCSQIGFIVVAAGNAAVGAGLLQTVAHAAAKSLLFLVAGIWLARLGTRSLDGGLRGAARRAPVVGVAFTVGALALAGFAPFGLWIGKDAVLATSLAVSPAQYVVGLVAAGIAAVYSGKALWFVWRPARDDRVAVAAPSVLVTVVLAAGAAAAGLLAFAPALRPDPVPHPGELVASALIAVAGVAVAWRIGDRCAAPRSLSGWLGLESLAVRGLARPVLVAAAALARADGGLDRAVTGAARGVLSLALLTDRRAERGGLEATVRAVARGARELGAAARRPQTGQVHQYYAQASVGFGLLAALAVLVIVVR; translated from the coding sequence GTGCTGATCGCCGTGCTGATCGGGGTTCCCGCGGTGGCCGGGGCGCTGCTGCTGGTCCTGCGCCCGGCCCGTGGTGCGGCAGCGGTCGGGATCGGCACGGCGGTGGCGGTGCTCGCGCTGGCCGTCGCCGCAGCCCTCACCCGGCCCTCGCTCGATCTGCCGCTGCTGGCGGGGATCCGGGCCGGTCTCGCCGTCGACGACCTGTCCGCGGTCCTGGTTCTCACGGTCGCGTCGGTGCTGCCGGCCTCGTTGGTGGTCGCGGCCGCGGAGGGCGAGCTGCGCACCGGTCGTTTCCAGGGCCTGATGCTGCTCTTCGCCGCGGCGATGCTGGGCACCGTCACCGCGACGACGGTGCCGCCGCTGCTGATCGCCTGGGAGATCATGGGCGCCACGAGCTGGGCGCTGATCGGTTACCGCAGCGCCGACCGTGCGGCCGCGCGGGCCGGGGCCGTCGCATTCCTGACCACCCGTACGGCCGATCTGGGCATCTACGTGGCCGCTGGTGCGATGCTCGCCGGCGGCATCGGCGGCATCGGCGGCATCGGCGGCATCGGCGGCCTGGAGCTGGCCGATCTCACCGGGACCGAGGGCGGATGGCTGCACGTGGCGGTGGGTGGCCTGGTGCTCGCCGCGCTGGGCAAGTCGGCGCAGCTGCCGTTCAGCTTCTGGCTCTCGGGCGCGATGCGCGGTCCCAGCCCGGTCTCGGCCCTGCTGCACTCGGCGACGATGGTCGCCGCCGGCGCCTACCTGCTGCTGCGGGTGTCCCCGGCACTGGCCGCGACCGGATGGGCCGGGCCGGTCGTGACGTGGATCGGGCTCGGCACCGCGGTGCTGCTCGGTCTGGTCGCGGCCGCCCAGACCGACCTCAAGCAGCTGCTCGCCGCATCGACCTGCTCGCAGATCGGCTTCATCGTCGTCGCCGCGGGCAACGCCGCTGTCGGCGCCGGCCTGCTGCAGACCGTCGCGCACGCCGCGGCGAAGAGCCTGCTGTTCCTCGTGGCCGGCATCTGGCTGGCGCGGCTGGGCACCCGCAGCCTCGACGGTGGCCTGCGCGGCGCCGCCCGCCGGGCCCCGGTGGTGGGTGTCGCGTTCACCGTCGGCGCTTTGGCGCTGGCCGGGTTCGCGCCGTTCGGGCTGTGGATAGGGAAGGACGCGGTGCTCGCGACCTCGCTGGCGGTGTCGCCGGCACAGTACGTCGTCGGCCTGGTGGCGGCTGGGATCGCCGCTGTCTACAGCGGAAAGGCGCTGTGGTTCGTGTGGCGACCCGCCCGCGACGACAGGGTGGCCGTGGCCGCGCCGTCGGTGCTGGTGACGGTCGTGCTCGCGGCGGGCGCGGCGGCCGCCGGGCTGCTCGCGTTCGCGCCCGCGCTGCGACCGGACCCCGTCCCGCACCCGGGGGAGCTCGTGGCCTCTGCTCTGATCGCGGTCGCCGGGGTCGCGGTGGCGTGGCGGATCGGTGACCGCTGCGCCGCGCCGCGGTCGTTGTCGGGGTGGCTGGGCCTGGAATCGCTGGCGGTGCGAGGACTCGCCCGGCCGGTGCTCGTGGCCGCGGCCGCGCTCGCCCGCGCCGACGGTGGTCTGGACCGCGCGGTGACCGGTGCCGCGCGCGGCGTTCTCTCTCTGGCGCTGCTGACCGATCGCCGGGCGGAGCGCGGGGGGCTCGAGGCCACCGTCCGGGCGGTGGCCCGCGGTGCCCGGGAACTGGGTGCGGCGGCGCGGCGACCGCAGACCGGGCAGGTCCACCAGTACTACGCCCAGGCCTCGGTGGGGTTCGGCCTGCTCGCGGCCCTGGCCGTGCTCGTGATCGTGGTGAGGTGA
- a CDS encoding metal-sensitive transcriptional regulator, with product MHGYADSKESHIKRMRRIEGQVRGITKMIESDKYCIDILTQVSAVNKALEAVALGLLDEHLKHCVTDAVTEGGQIADQKIEEASAAIARLVRS from the coding sequence ATGCACGGTTACGCCGACAGCAAGGAATCCCACATCAAGCGGATGCGCCGGATCGAGGGCCAGGTCCGCGGCATCACCAAGATGATCGAGTCGGACAAGTACTGCATCGACATCCTGACCCAGGTCTCCGCGGTCAACAAGGCGCTCGAGGCCGTCGCGCTGGGCCTGCTCGACGAGCACCTCAAGCACTGCGTGACCGACGCGGTCACCGAGGGCGGCCAGATCGCCGACCAGAAGATCGAGGAGGCGAGCGCGGCCATCGCGCGTCTGGTCCGTTCCTGA
- a CDS encoding complex I subunit 1 family protein, with protein MIVEVLSLPLLMAVAVWFVSALDTVLGARAASRPVRLGAAAMAPVRESARLLVGQRRVTLAADGLLRWAGTVSLILGAVLAAAVVPLGQRPVADLSVGVVWFNAMEVVAWAAVWLVGWGPNGALSLVGGYRFVAQGLSYELPHMFAIITAALAAGSLRLTDIVDAQAGLWFVVLMPAAFAAYVLSAAAMSFWGPFDAPVARDVAGGAASELSGVERLLFEGGRRLLLVAAAAMAVPLFLGGGHGPWLPAWTWVVLKTVAVLALLVWLRHRSPTIRMDRWTEISWVVLLPLTIVQALVVALVVLARGGV; from the coding sequence ATGATCGTCGAGGTCCTGTCGCTGCCGCTGCTGATGGCGGTGGCGGTCTGGTTCGTCTCCGCTCTCGACACCGTGCTGGGTGCGCGGGCCGCGTCGCGTCCGGTGCGGCTGGGGGCGGCAGCGATGGCACCGGTGCGGGAGTCGGCCCGGCTCCTGGTCGGGCAGCGTCGGGTCACGCTCGCCGCGGACGGTCTGCTGCGCTGGGCAGGCACCGTCTCGCTGATCCTGGGGGCGGTGCTGGCGGCGGCCGTGGTGCCGCTGGGGCAGCGTCCGGTCGCCGACCTGTCGGTGGGTGTCGTGTGGTTCAACGCGATGGAGGTCGTCGCCTGGGCCGCGGTCTGGCTGGTCGGGTGGGGCCCGAACGGTGCGCTGTCGTTGGTGGGTGGATACCGATTCGTGGCACAGGGGTTGTCCTACGAGCTCCCGCACATGTTCGCCATCATCACCGCCGCTCTCGCGGCCGGGAGCCTGCGCCTGACCGACATCGTCGACGCCCAGGCCGGGTTGTGGTTCGTGGTGCTGATGCCGGCGGCGTTCGCCGCCTACGTTCTCAGCGCGGCCGCGATGTCGTTCTGGGGGCCGTTCGACGCCCCGGTCGCCCGGGACGTCGCGGGCGGCGCGGCCTCGGAGCTCTCCGGTGTCGAGCGGCTGCTGTTCGAGGGCGGGCGCCGGCTGCTGCTGGTCGCCGCCGCCGCGATGGCGGTGCCGCTGTTCCTCGGCGGAGGCCACGGCCCGTGGTTGCCGGCCTGGACGTGGGTCGTGCTCAAGACCGTGGCCGTTCTCGCGCTGCTGGTGTGGCTGCGGCACCGGTCGCCGACGATCCGGATGGACCGCTGGACCGAGATCTCCTGGGTGGTCCTGCTGCCGCTGACGATCGTGCAGGCGCTGGTCGTGGCCCTGGTCGTGCTCGCCCGGGGAGGGGTGTGA
- a CDS encoding NADH-quinone oxidoreductase subunit A, which translates to MQAFAPVIALAAVVLIGVAALVGAARLLAVGPTVVDLFPHLGGRPPVEHAVSRFHVRWYAVTMIFLAFDMEMIFMYPWTVVVATMGPSAVVEMFLFLAILLAGVVYAWREGALRWT; encoded by the coding sequence GTGCAGGCTTTTGCTCCTGTGATCGCGCTGGCAGCGGTCGTTCTGATCGGGGTGGCAGCGCTCGTCGGGGCCGCCCGCCTCCTGGCCGTGGGTCCGACGGTCGTTGATCTGTTTCCTCATCTCGGAGGTCGGCCGCCGGTCGAGCACGCGGTGTCGCGGTTCCATGTCCGCTGGTACGCCGTCACGATGATCTTTCTTGCCTTCGACATGGAGATGATCTTCATGTACCCGTGGACGGTGGTCGTGGCCACGATGGGGCCTTCTGCGGTGGTGGAGATGTTCCTGTTCCTGGCGATCCTGCTGGCCGGCGTCGTCTACGCCTGGCGCGAAGGCGCGCTGAGATGGACCTGA
- the nuoK gene encoding NADH-quinone oxidoreductase subunit NuoK, with the protein MILEAFLLVAAALFAIGLFGALTQQSVVMLMMGLELMINGIILAAAAFWFFLAPAPDGQVIVVAVVTAMAVEMAMGFAVVTAIYRAKQIDMTDSAAELEG; encoded by the coding sequence GTGATCCTGGAGGCGTTCCTGCTCGTCGCCGCGGCGTTGTTCGCGATCGGGCTGTTCGGCGCGCTCACCCAGCAGTCGGTCGTGATGCTGATGATGGGGCTGGAGCTGATGATCAACGGGATCATCCTGGCCGCGGCCGCGTTCTGGTTCTTCCTCGCTCCGGCGCCCGACGGCCAGGTGATCGTGGTCGCCGTGGTGACCGCGATGGCCGTCGAGATGGCGATGGGCTTCGCCGTGGTGACGGCGATCTACCGGGCCAAGCAGATCGACATGACCGACTCCGCCGCCGAGCTGGAGGGCTGA